A DNA window from Acidimicrobiales bacterium contains the following coding sequences:
- a CDS encoding TIGR03564 family F420-dependent LLM class oxidoreductase, with translation MHIGINGSSLIALNRPVSEIVDHAVEAERDGFSSYWLAQLAIPDALTVLGAVGLATTTVELGTAVIATWQRHPLMLAAQALTVSDMAKGRVLLGIGLAHKSTIEERLRVPFARPAKHMEEYLDVLLPALQDRAVDATGEIWSGFAAQVGGPSDVPTPQVLLAAMGPRMLELAGGRTNGNVLWLSGPRTIETLVVPAMAKAAAEAGRQPGRIVAGVPVCVTDKPDEVRGLIAAVLGNYNDLPSYRGVMDVEGVDGPEGVAIVGDEEAARAGIQSFADAGTTDFTPVEFGLDDETRMRTRALLKSLV, from the coding sequence ATGCATATCGGGATCAATGGATCGAGCCTCATCGCCCTCAACCGCCCGGTCTCGGAGATCGTCGACCACGCGGTCGAGGCGGAGCGGGACGGTTTCTCCTCGTACTGGCTGGCGCAGCTCGCCATCCCCGACGCGTTGACGGTGCTCGGGGCGGTCGGGCTGGCGACCACCACCGTTGAGCTGGGCACGGCGGTGATCGCCACGTGGCAGCGGCACCCGCTGATGCTCGCGGCGCAGGCACTCACGGTGTCCGACATGGCCAAGGGACGCGTCCTGCTCGGCATCGGCCTGGCGCACAAGTCGACCATCGAGGAGCGGCTGCGCGTCCCGTTCGCCCGCCCGGCCAAACACATGGAGGAGTACCTCGACGTGCTGCTGCCCGCGCTGCAGGACCGAGCGGTCGACGCGACAGGTGAGATCTGGTCGGGCTTCGCGGCGCAGGTGGGCGGGCCGTCCGACGTGCCCACGCCCCAGGTGCTGCTCGCCGCCATGGGGCCGCGGATGCTGGAGCTGGCCGGCGGCCGAACGAACGGGAACGTCCTGTGGCTCAGCGGGCCCCGCACCATCGAGACCCTCGTCGTGCCGGCCATGGCGAAAGCTGCTGCCGAGGCGGGCCGCCAGCCGGGCCGGATCGTGGCGGGCGTGCCGGTGTGCGTCACCGACAAGCCTGATGAGGTGCGCGGGCTCATCGCTGCGGTCCTCGGTAACTACAACGACTTGCCGAGCTACCGGGGCGTGATGGACGTCGAGGGCGTCGACGGCCCCGAGGGCGTGGCCATCGTGGGTGACGAAGAGGCAGCGCGGGCCGGCATCCAGTCCTTCGCCGACGCCGGCACCACCGATTTCACCCCCGTCGAGTTCGGCCTCGACGACGAAACCCGGATGCGCACCCGAGCACTGCTCAAATCGCTGGTCTGA